The proteins below are encoded in one region of Rhododendron vialii isolate Sample 1 chromosome 7a, ASM3025357v1:
- the LOC131333809 gene encoding disease resistance protein RPM1-like: protein MAEGAVFQLLRNFAPYLQEEVNLLTGVREEIEFIRAEFERMTNFLRVADAVEERNLELKVWVKQVREAAYDTADALDMYMLRLGHQHGAGFCGFLLKVSCFIKTLKARHQIASEVKQIKSKFADISEGHRRYSNIYGTIEQGSSSTHSGIAWYDGRSDALLLQEADLVGIDKPKSQLIKWLVDDDPQLKVISVAGMGGLGKTTLTRKVYDDATVKRRFQTHVWITVSEAFKVEELLKDMIRQLCEEVRQPLPLGMDNMDTNRLKRTINDFLQQKRYVFVLDDVWSIHVWQFFKIIFPECNCGSRIVLTTRNGDLASFASKEYHGLVHTLQPLSREQSWELFCKKAFHGNPCPSYLEDLSRHILKRCEGLPLAIVAIGGLLSTKENSLDEWERIYRGLGAELESNDKLMSMRKILSLSYFDLPYYLKLCFLYLSIFPEDFFIDHMRLIRLWVAEGFVEVKEGMTKEEVAERYVNELINRSLVQVAEKGRGWRSKSYRIHDLWREIVVSKSREQNFVSLASAEKVRRISVHTNLDDIQINCFTRLRSLLVFSVENPLSMLSKVVSLGKGASLLTVLDLRGTDLKTFPKGIMKLVHLTYLSLRGTKVKLIPKSIGNLKKLETLDLKLTRVKELPEEILKLQYLRHLLLRGDKRLSGCYYGFHSLSGFKAPKGIGSLTSLQKLCYIEADNGSNNNIVLSELGKLTQLRKLHILRLPQEDGKVLCSSLEKLNNLQSLCVGAKEEDEIIDLDSLSSAPRRLRTLYLKGRLQNLPHWIHSLHNLTRVCLWWSKLRDVDPLQSFQDLPNLVCLDLELAYEGEGLCFKAGGFQSLKCLWLNQMEGLKWVRVEAGSMPLLEKLYLYNCKSMKKLPSGIENQTNLKRLDLADLSDSLIASLNRDLKGGDYWKISHISDVWIWESKLGFWKRTYLQNGGEQEG from the coding sequence ATGGCAGAGGGTGCTGTGTTCCAACTTCTACGCAACTTCGCACCCTATCTCCAGGAAGAGGTAAACCTGTTAACCGGAGTGCGGGAAGAGATTGAATTCATTAGAGCCGAATTCGAGCGCATGACAAATTTCCTCAGAGTAGCTGATGCTGTGGAAGAGAGAAACCTGGAACTCAAAGTATGGGTGAAGCAAGTTCGAGAAGCTGCATATGACACTGCAGATGCTCTTGACATGTACATGCTTCGCCTTGGACATCAACATGGCGCCGGATTCTGCGGGTTTCTTCTCAAGGTTTCTTGCTTTATTAAGACTTTGAAAGCTCGCCACCAAATTGCTTCTGAAGTAAAacaaatcaagtccaaatttGCTGATATTTCAGAGGGTCATCGAAGATATAGTAACATATATGGCACAATAGAGCAAGGCTCAAGCTCCACTCATTCAGGGATTGCATGGTATGATGGTCGGAGCGACGCCCTTCTACTCCAAGAAGCTGACCTTGTGGGCATCGACAAGCCCAAATCACAATTGATTAAGTGGCTAGTGGATGACGATCCTCAACTCAAGGTGATTTCGGTAGCGGGAATGGGTGGGTTGGGCAAAACCACCCTTACTAGAAAGGTCTACGATGATGCAACAGTGAAGAGGCGCTTTCAAACCCATGTTTGGATCACTGTTTCTGAAGCATTCAAGGTCGAAGAGCTTTTAAAGGACATGATTCGGCAACTCTGTGAAGAAGTCAGGCAACCTCTCCCACTAGGAATGGACAATATGGATACAAACAGACTAAAAAGAACAATTAATGATTTTCTGCAGCAGAAGAGGTATGTGTTTGTTTTGGACGATGTATGGAGTATTCATGTGTggcaatttttcaaaattatatttccTGAATGCAATTGTGGCAGCCGAATAGTCCTAACAACGAGAAATGGTGATTTAGCCTCTTTCGCTAGTAAAGAATATCATGGTTTGGTTCATACTCTACAACCCTTGTCTCGCGAACAATCGTGGGAGTTATTTTGCAAGAAGGCATTTCATGGGAATCCTTGTCCCTCATATTTGGAAGATCTTTCAAGACACATCTTGAAAAGATGTGAGGGTTTACCACTTGCAATTGTGGCAATCGGTGGTCTTTTATCAACGAAGGAGAACAGTCTTGATGAGTGGGAGAGGATTTACCGTGGTCTTGGAGCGGAACTAGAAAGCAATGACAAACTCATGAGCATGAGAAAGATATTGTCCCTCAGTTACTTTGATCTACCTTACTATCTCAAGTTATGTTTTCTATACTTGAGTATTTTTCCtgaagatttttttattgatcACATGAGATTAATTCGGTTGTGGGTGGCAGAAGGATTTGTAGAAGTGAAAGAAGGAATGACAAAAGAAGAAGTTGCTGAGCGGTACGTCAATGAGCTAATCAATAGAAGTTTAGTTCAAGTGGCAGAGAAGGGGCGTGGTTGGAGGTCGAAAAGTTATCGAATCCATGACCTTTGGCGTGAAATAGTTGTTTCAAAGTCGAGAGAGCAAAACTTTGTGTCACTAGCCAGTGCCGAGAAGGTGCGACGCATATCAGTACACACTAATTTGGACGACATACAAATCAATTGCTTTACTCGACTTCGTTCTTTGCTTGTGTTTAGCGTAGAAAACCCACTGTCCATGTTGTCAAAAGTTGTGTCGTTAGGAAAGGGGGCGAGTTTATTAACAGTGCTAGACTTGAGAGGTACAGATTTGAAAACATTTCCCAAAGGAATCATGAAGCTAGTTCATCTTACTTATCTAAGTTTAAGGGGGACCAAGGTAAAATTGATACCGAAGTCAATTGGAAACCTCAAGAAACTAGAAACATTGGATCTCAAGTTGACACGTGTTAAAGAGTTGCCAGAAGAGATACTGAAGTTGCAATATCTTCGTCATCTCTTATTGCGTGGTGACAAAAGATTGAGTGGCTGTTACTATGGGTTTCACTCTTTATCTGGATTCAAAGCCCCAAAAGGAATAGGGAGCTTGACATCCTTGCAGAAATTATGTTACATTGAGGCAGACAATGGAAGTAACAATAACATTGTGTTGAGCGAGCTTGGGAAGCTGACTCAACTGAGGAAGTTGCACATTTTAAGACTACCACAGGAAGATGGAAAGGTGCTATGTTCATCCCTTGAGAAGCTAAACAACCTTCAATCGTTGTGTGTTGGTGCAAAAGAGGAAGATGAGATCATTGATCTAGATTCTTTGTCTTCGGCGCCTCGACGACTTCGGACGCTCTATTTAAAAGGACGCCTGCAAAATCTACCCCACTGGATACATTCACTTCACAACCTAACGAGAGTATGCTTATGGTGGAGTAAGTTAAGGGATGTTGATCCACTGCAATCCTTTCAAGACTTGCCCAATTTGGTTTGCCTTGATCTCGAGTTGGCTTATGAAGGAGAAGGATTATGTTTCAAGGCAGGTGGGTTTCAAAGCCTCAAATGTTTATGGTTGAATCAAATGGAAGGATTAAAATGGGTGAGAGTGGAGGCAGGCTCAATGCCTCTTCTTGAAAAGCTCTATCTCTACAATTGCAAATCGATGAAGAAGTTGCCCTCAGGGATTGAAAATCAGACCAACCTTAAACGTCTTGACTTGGCTGATTTGTCAGATAGCTTGATTGCAAGTTTGAATAGAGACTTAAAAGGTGGGGATTATTGGAAAATTTCACACATCTCTGATGTCTGGATTTGGGAAAGCAAGTTGGGCTTTTGGAAAAGAACTTATCTACAAAATGGTGGAGAGCAGGAGGGATGA